One genomic region from Cetobacterium sp. 8H encodes:
- a CDS encoding co-chaperone GroES: MKIKPIGKRILVKPLVTEEKTTTGILLIQNSEEKSYRIGEVLSVSDHDEILTTFKLNDHVIFSKKTGIKIERFGETLVLLELDEVLGILED; this comes from the coding sequence ATGAAAATAAAACCTATCGGAAAAAGAATTTTAGTAAAACCTCTTGTTACAGAGGAGAAAACTACTACTGGAATTTTACTTATCCAAAATAGCGAAGAAAAAAGCTACAGAATAGGCGAAGTTTTATCTGTGAGTGATCACGATGAAATTTTAACTACATTTAAACTTAATGATCATGTCATTTTTTCTAAAAAAACTGGTATAAAAATTGAAAGATTTGGTGAAACTCTTGTTCTTTTAGAATTAGATGAAGTTTTAGGAATATTAGAAGACTAA